In Candidatus Eisenbacteria bacterium, the DNA window AGCACTCGAATCGCCTCGGCGTGATGCGAGTCGGGTGCGGCCAGCTCGGGGTCGAGCGGCTCGGGCGCACGCCCGCGTCTCAGCGCGTCGGTCGAGCGGTGACGCGCGAGTTGCGCGAGCCAGCCACCGAAGGCATCCGGCTCGCGCAGCGTACCGATCCGCGTCCACGCCTGGATGAAGACCTCCTGCACCAGATCCTCCGTCTCGGTGCGCGGCGCCCGTGCGATCACGATGCCGTGCACCATGCGTCCGTAGCGTGCGTAGAGCCGCTCGAAGGCTCGCCGATCGCCGCGCTGAGACGCACGGACGTCGGCACCGACTGACTCCGCCGCGACCGCATCGTCCGCCGGCATGGCGTTCCTCGGGTCTCGGTCGATGGCCGCGAGCGGGCGGCCGGGTGCCCGGCGCCACGCCGGGCGCCAGGCCGTCACGCTAACGGACGCGGCGCGGGACGAGAGTGTTATCCGCCGACGCCAATCGCGCCTGGAGACGCAACACTTCACCCACCGACCAGGCCTGGAAAGGGCAGCCACGGGGCCGATGAGGGGTCTCGGCGTCGGCGATCTCGGACACGTGCCCGAGCCCCGCCGCGTCGAGATGCTGGAGCAGCGGCACCAGAAAGCGCTCGCGCGCCTGGGCGCGGGCCTGGTCGGTGTCGGGATGGAGTCGCAGCCACGCATCGACGAACGCGCCCGTGAGCCACGGCCACACGGTGCCTTGATGATAGGCCGCGTCCCGCTCCAGCACTCCGCCTTCGTAGCGTGGCGCGTAGCCGGGCTCACCGGGCGCCAGCGAGCGCGGGCCGAGCGGGGTCCACAACCGCTCCTCACACGCGTGCAACAGTCGCTGCGCGCGATCGCCGTCGATCAAGGCGTACGGCAGCCCGCCGATCGCAAACAGTTGATTGGGGCGAAACGTCCAGTCCACGCGCCCCGCCTGGTGATCGACGTCGACCACATCGGCCAGATGACCGCGCGACTCGCTCCAGAACTGCTCGCGAAAGCTCGCGAGTCCGTGTTCGAACCGCTCGGACCAGCGCTTCGAGTGCTCGCCCGCAAGACGCAGCGCGTTCAGCCACAGTGCCTGGATCTCGACCGGCTTGCCGATTCGCGGGGTGACGACCCAGTCGCCGACCTTCGCATCCATCCACGTGAGTTGAACGCCGGAAATACCTGCGGCGATGAGGCCGTCGTCGTCGAGTCGGATGCCGAAGCGCGTGCCACGGGCGTAGCCGTCGAGGATCGCCGTGGCGGCGCCAAGCAGCCTCTCGCGCTGCGCACGGGGAACGCGACGACTCGATGCCCGCATCGCGAGCAGCCACTCGTGTGCCGCCACCACGTACCACAGCGAAGCATCGACCGAGTTGAACTCCGGCGCCTCGGCGCCTTCGACGAAGCGATTCGGCAGCATGCCTTCCGAGACCTCGCCCGCCCACTCGTCGAGGATCCGCCCCGCATCGTCGAGACGTCCGCCTGCCAGGCACAGCCCGCGCAGCGCGATGAACGTGTCGCGTCCCCAGTCGGTGAACCACGGGTAGCCGGCGATCACCGTGCGCCCGGCGCCGCGTTGCACGAGATAGGCATCGGCCGCGCGATGCAGCCGGGTCGCGAATCCGCGCCGTCGCCGTCGCTCCGACGCGCGCAGTCGCGCGACGAGCGCCTCGGCGGTGGCGGCGGTCGTCGCCGGGGCTTCGGGCTGCGCATCGGGCTGCACATCGAGCTGCGCTTCGAGCACCATCACGGCCGCTCCGCCCGCGAGGTCGAAGCTGAACTCGCCGGGAGATGCGAGATCTTCGACGTGATCGAGCCCGCGCGCACGCTCCTCGAGATAGACGAAGGTCCGGTACCACTCGGGCGCGTGCCGGTAGGTGCCGTTCGTGAGCGCGAGGATCTCGGGCAGACTCTCGTACGGGCGCCAGCGCACCACACCCACGGCGGGCTCGGCCTCGAATCGAAACGCCGCCGACTCGTGATGGAGCGCGTGCATGTCGCGGCCGGACATCAGCGGGCGCACACGCAATCGGATCGCCGCGGTGCCGCGCGGGCGCCCGCCGCTCGCGGTCTCGAGCGTCCAGCGCAGCGCGACGCGACGCTCGCCGCGCGGCACCAGCAGCTCGGCCACCACGATCCGATCGTCCCCGACCGAATAGCGCCACGTCGGCCACGGCTCGGCATCGAAGTGCTGCAGTCGAGCTTCGCCATCGGGGTGCACCACCTCGGGCGCGTAGGTGTTCGTGCACAGCGCGATCGCGCCGTGATCGGTGTCGGCCCATACCTCGAGCCCGTTGACGAGCGTCACGCGTCCCGTCGGTGGAGTGGTCGCGACCTGGAGGATCGCGTGGTAGCGCCGCGTGCGAAGCCCCGCCGCCGTACCCATCGCGAAGCCGCCGAGTCCGTCGGCTTCGAGCCACTCCAGCGAACGCCTATCCACGGCCTGCCGGTGTGAACGGACGCTCGGAACTTGCGTCGCGTCGCGAGCGCGCCACCATCTCGAGACACGGGATCGCGAGCGCGGTCCAGCCGGTCTGATGGCTCGCACCCACCCCGCGTCCCGAGTCGCCATGGAAGTACTCGTAGAACAGCACCAGGTCACGCCACGCCGGATCCTCGGCATAGCGAGCGTCGCCGGCGTGCACAGGGCGATGGCCACCGACGCCCGGCAGGAAGATGCTGCCGAGCCGACGCGCGAGTTCGACCGCCACCTGACCGAGATTCATCCACTGCCCCGAGCCGGTCGGGCACTCGACCTTGAAGTCGTCGCCGTAGAAGTGGTGGTAGCGCTCGAGCGCTTCGACGATCAGAAAGTTGACCGGGAACCAGATCGGTCCGCGCCAGTTCGAATTTCCGCCGAACAGCCCGGTGTTCGATTCTCCGGGCACGTAGTCCACGCGGAACTCCTTGCCCTCCGCCCAGAAGCAGTAGGGACTCTCGGCGTGCACGCGCGACACCGAACGCAGACCGTAGGGCGAGAGGAACTCCTTTTCGTCGAGCATGTACTTGAGCACGCTTTGCAGACGCTCGCGTGATGGGATCGCGAGCAGGCGATGCCCGTGCCCGGTTTTCGCTCCTCGTCCGCCCTCGAGGTACGAGATGTGGCGCGAGAGATCCTGACGGTTCTCGACGAACCAGTGCATCCGCTTGCGGAATCCCGGCAGCAGGTCGAGATGGTGCTGTTCGAGATTCTCGACCGCGATCAGCGGTAGCAATCCCACCATCGAGCGCACGCGCAGCGGCGTCTTCTGGCCGTCGTGGTGCAGCCAGTCGTAGTAGAAGCCGTCCTGCTCATCCCACAGGCCGGTGCCGCCGAGCGTGTTGATCGCGTCGGTGATCGCGATGAAGTGTTCGAAGAACTTGGATGCGACGTCTTCGTAAGCGGGGTCTTCGCTCGCCAGCTCGAGTGCCATCGACAACATGGTCGAGCAGTAGAACGCCATCCACGCGGTGCCGTCGGCTTGTTCCAGGTGCCCGCCGGTCGGCAGCGGCTGGCTGCGATCGAAGATGCCGATGTTGTCGAGGCCCAGGAAGCCGCCGCCGAACAGATGGTGGCCCTCGAGGTCCTTGCGATTCACCCACCAGGTGAAGTTGAGCAACAGCTTCTGGAAAGCGCGCTCGAGGAACAGCCGATCGCGCTGTCCACGTGCCCCCGTCATCTTGTAAACGCGCCACACCGCCCACGCGTGCACGGGTGGATTGACGTCGCCGAACGCGAACTCGTAGGCCGGCACCTGCCCGTTCGGGTGCATGTACCACTCGCGCAGGAACAGGATGAGCTGCTGCTTCGCGAAGTTCGGATCGACGCGCGCGATCGGCAGGGTGTGAAACGCCAGATCCCAGGCGGCGAACCACGGGTACTCCCACGCGTCCGGCATCGAGATCACGTCGCGGTTGTAGAGGTGTTTCCAATCGGAGTTGCGGCCGGTGCCGCGCCCCGGCGGTGGCGGCGGTTGCGAAGGATCGCCTTCGAGCCAGTGTTGGACGACGTAGTGATAGAACTGCTTCGACCACATGAGTCCGGCGTAGCCCTGTCGCGCGACGGTGCGTTCGTCATCGGTGAGTGCGGCGGGCAGGTGGAGCGCGTAGTAGGCGTCGTTCTCGGCGATGCGGCGTTCGAACACCGCGTCGAACTCGGGGCCGAACAGTGCCGGGCCGGCCTCGTTCTCGGCCACCAGGCGCAGACGCAGGGTAACGCGCTGCTGCGCCGGGATCTCGAGCCGGTAACAGGCGGCCGCCTTGGTGCCGACGTGACTCGGGTTCACGGCCGCGGACTCACCGCGAATCACGAACTCGTGAAAGGCGTCCTTGACCCACGGAGTCGAATTCTCGCCGCCGAACAGGCGCGCCGCGTTGGTGCGGTTGTCGGTGAACAGCAGCTGCGGCGCGAGCCCGAACGGACCCGGCGCCGCCTCGAGCCGCATGGCGCCGAGCGTCGCGTGCTCGGCGCGCATCGTCGTGGACCCGGTCGCACGGATCTCGGGCTTCGGCCAGTAGCCCTCGCCGGTGCGGCCCCAGTCCCAGGTGTTCCGAAACCACAGCGTCGGCAGCACGTGGATCGCGGCCGCCTCGGGACCGTGGTTCTCGATCGTCACGCGCACCAGCACGTCGTCGGGCGAGGCCTTCGCGTATTCGGCGGTGACGTCGAAGTAGCGGTCGTCATCGAACACGCCGGTGTCGGTGAGCTCGAACTCGGGGTCGTCCTTGCCGCGCGCGCGGTTCTCGTCGACCAGCTTCGCGTAGGGGAACTCGGCGTGCGGATACTTGTAGAGCGCCTTCATGTACGAATGCGTTGGCGAGGAGTCGAGGTAGAAGTAGCACTCCTTCACGTCTTCGCCGTGATTGCCCTCGGGTCCGCCGAGCCCGAACAGCCGCTCCTTGAGGATCGGATCGCGCCCGTTCCAGAGCGCCAGCGCGAAGCACAGCCGCCCCTCGCGATCGCTGATTCCGAGCAGCCCGTCTTCGCCCCAGCGATACGCCCGGCTGCGCGCATGATCGTGCGGCAGGTAGTCCCAGCAGGTGCCGTCCGCGGAGTAGTCCTCGCGAACCGTGCCCCACTGGCGCTCGGAGAGGTAGGGGCCCCAGCGCTTCCAGTTGCGGGTGCGCGTCTCGTCTTCCTGCAGGCGCAGCCCTTCGGCCTCGAGATCCGGGCGACCGGACATGTCAGTGCACCTCCGCGAGCGTCGGAGCCGGTGCGCCTCGCGCTCCCGCTCGAACCATGAGGACCTCTGCGTATTCCATAGGATCGGTCGGGGCCACCCCTCCGTGATGCCTCCGCTCACCCGCTGCGGGTGGAAAGGGAGCAGGGTTTGGTGCGCGACGCAATGTGGCGCCGTCCGACGGGGCCGGCCCGGCCGGGCAACCCGCGACTGCGAAATGCGTAGAATGCGCGGCCGTTTCACTTCCCGGAGGTCCCGTGATCGCGTCGCTCCCCCCGATTCGACCGAGCCGAAGAGTGCTCAGACACCTGCCGTTGCTGCTTGCGGGGCTGCTGGCCGCCGGCACGGCGGTCCCGAACGCCGCCCTCGCCGCCGACCCGCCGCCCGCGGTGCTGCGGCTGCACGGTATCCGCGGTGAGATTCGCTTTCTAGCGCCTCGTGTGGCGAAGGGGCCGCTCATCGACGGCTCCCTCGATGACGCCGAATGGCAGCAGGCTGCGGTGCTCGACTC includes these proteins:
- a CDS encoding sigma-70 family RNA polymerase sigma factor → MPADDAVAAESVGADVRASQRGDRRAFERLYARYGRMVHGIVIARAPRTETEDLVQEVFIQAWTRIGTLREPDAFGGWLAQLARHRSTDALRRGRAPEPLDPELAAPDSHHAEAIRVLALIRALPEAYRETLALRLIEGLTGPEIAAMTGMQPGSVRVNLHRGMTLLRERLGVDGAQRMPGAAGGSS
- a CDS encoding glycogen debranching protein, translated to MDRRSLEWLEADGLGGFAMGTAAGLRTRRYHAILQVATTPPTGRVTLVNGLEVWADTDHGAIALCTNTYAPEVVHPDGEARLQHFDAEPWPTWRYSVGDDRIVVAELLVPRGERRVALRWTLETASGGRPRGTAAIRLRVRPLMSGRDMHALHHESAAFRFEAEPAVGVVRWRPYESLPEILALTNGTYRHAPEWYRTFVYLEERARGLDHVEDLASPGEFSFDLAGGAAVMVLEAQLDVQPDAQPEAPATTAATAEALVARLRASERRRRRGFATRLHRAADAYLVQRGAGRTVIAGYPWFTDWGRDTFIALRGLCLAGGRLDDAGRILDEWAGEVSEGMLPNRFVEGAEAPEFNSVDASLWYVVAAHEWLLAMRASSRRVPRAQRERLLGAATAILDGYARGTRFGIRLDDDGLIAAGISGVQLTWMDAKVGDWVVTPRIGKPVEIQALWLNALRLAGEHSKRWSERFEHGLASFREQFWSESRGHLADVVDVDHQAGRVDWTFRPNQLFAIGGLPYALIDGDRAQRLLHACEERLWTPLGPRSLAPGEPGYAPRYEGGVLERDAAYHQGTVWPWLTGAFVDAWLRLHPDTDQARAQARERFLVPLLQHLDAAGLGHVSEIADAETPHRPRGCPFQAWSVGEVLRLQARLASADNTLVPRRVR
- a CDS encoding glucosidase, translated to MSGRPDLEAEGLRLQEDETRTRNWKRWGPYLSERQWGTVREDYSADGTCWDYLPHDHARSRAYRWGEDGLLGISDREGRLCFALALWNGRDPILKERLFGLGGPEGNHGEDVKECYFYLDSSPTHSYMKALYKYPHAEFPYAKLVDENRARGKDDPEFELTDTGVFDDDRYFDVTAEYAKASPDDVLVRVTIENHGPEAAAIHVLPTLWFRNTWDWGRTGEGYWPKPEIRATGSTTMRAEHATLGAMRLEAAPGPFGLAPQLLFTDNRTNAARLFGGENSTPWVKDAFHEFVIRGESAAVNPSHVGTKAAACYRLEIPAQQRVTLRLRLVAENEAGPALFGPEFDAVFERRIAENDAYYALHLPAALTDDERTVARQGYAGLMWSKQFYHYVVQHWLEGDPSQPPPPPGRGTGRNSDWKHLYNRDVISMPDAWEYPWFAAWDLAFHTLPIARVDPNFAKQQLILFLREWYMHPNGQVPAYEFAFGDVNPPVHAWAVWRVYKMTGARGQRDRLFLERAFQKLLLNFTWWVNRKDLEGHHLFGGGFLGLDNIGIFDRSQPLPTGGHLEQADGTAWMAFYCSTMLSMALELASEDPAYEDVASKFFEHFIAITDAINTLGGTGLWDEQDGFYYDWLHHDGQKTPLRVRSMVGLLPLIAVENLEQHHLDLLPGFRKRMHWFVENRQDLSRHISYLEGGRGAKTGHGHRLLAIPSRERLQSVLKYMLDEKEFLSPYGLRSVSRVHAESPYCFWAEGKEFRVDYVPGESNTGLFGGNSNWRGPIWFPVNFLIVEALERYHHFYGDDFKVECPTGSGQWMNLGQVAVELARRLGSIFLPGVGGHRPVHAGDARYAEDPAWRDLVLFYEYFHGDSGRGVGASHQTGWTALAIPCLEMVARSRRDASSERPFTPAGRG